One segment of Variovorax sp. PAMC28562 DNA contains the following:
- a CDS encoding Crp/Fnr family transcriptional regulator: MSMLSNLELLRRVPLFAALTPMQAASIADAIIKKRFKRAEMVVEQGKKSDALYIILTGRARVMSTDSRGREVILATLQPGDYIGEMSLIDDEPHSATVRTEVQTDVLMLGREAFARCLPENSSMSYNIMRGLVQRLRHADRKIESLALMDVYGRVARSLLEFAVDDGAGNLKVRDKISRQDLAKMVGASREMVSRVMKDLEERGFVQTQPDGSMIVKDRLLSLT, from the coding sequence ATGTCGATGCTGTCCAATCTTGAGCTGCTCCGGCGCGTCCCACTGTTCGCAGCCCTGACTCCCATGCAGGCTGCAAGCATCGCAGATGCGATCATCAAAAAACGCTTCAAGCGCGCGGAGATGGTGGTCGAGCAGGGCAAGAAATCAGATGCGCTGTACATCATCCTTACAGGACGAGCGCGTGTCATGAGTACCGACAGCCGGGGCCGCGAAGTCATTCTTGCCACCTTGCAACCCGGCGACTACATCGGCGAGATGAGCTTGATCGACGACGAGCCGCATTCGGCCACCGTCCGCACTGAAGTTCAGACCGACGTCCTCATGTTGGGCCGCGAAGCGTTCGCGCGCTGCCTGCCCGAGAACTCGTCCATGTCGTACAACATCATGCGCGGCCTGGTGCAACGCTTGCGGCACGCCGATCGCAAGATCGAGTCGCTCGCGTTGATGGATGTTTATGGGCGCGTCGCGCGCTCCCTGCTCGAGTTCGCAGTGGACGATGGCGCGGGTAACCTCAAAGTGCGTGACAAGATTTCCCGCCAGGACTTGGCCAAGATGGTGGGCGCATCGCGCGAGATGGTCAGCCGAGTCATGAAAGACCTCGAAGAGCGAGGCTTTGTCCAGACGCAGCCCGATGGCTCGATGATCGTTAAAGACCGGCTGCTGTCGCTGACCTGA
- the trxB gene encoding thioredoxin-disulfide reductase gives MSSSPQHAKVLILGSGPAGYTAAVYAARANLQPLLITGMAQGGQLMTTTEVDNWPADVHGVQGPELMQRFLEHAERFKTQIVFDHINKVDLSKRPFTLSGDSATYTCDALVIATGASAKYLGLDSEQKFMGRGVSGCATCDGFFYKNQEVCVIGGGNTAVEEALYLSNIASKVTLVHRRDKFKAEPILIDKLYEKEREGKIVLKVHNTLDEVLGDDSGVTGVRLKNAQTGSTEDIKLQGCFIAIGHHPNTDIFEGQVEMNGGYIVTRSGLQGFATMTSVPGVFAAGDVQDSIYRQAITSAGTGCMAALDAQRFLEQDGTL, from the coding sequence ATGTCCTCATCCCCACAACACGCCAAGGTCCTGATCCTGGGCTCCGGCCCGGCTGGCTACACCGCCGCCGTTTATGCGGCACGCGCCAACCTGCAACCGCTCCTCATCACCGGCATGGCTCAGGGCGGACAGCTCATGACCACGACCGAAGTCGACAATTGGCCGGCCGACGTTCACGGCGTTCAAGGCCCCGAACTGATGCAGCGTTTCCTGGAGCACGCAGAGCGGTTCAAGACGCAAATCGTGTTCGATCACATCAATAAGGTCGACTTGAGCAAGCGACCTTTCACTCTCTCCGGCGACAGCGCAACCTACACCTGCGACGCCCTCGTAATCGCCACCGGTGCTTCGGCAAAGTATCTGGGCCTCGACTCGGAACAGAAGTTCATGGGACGCGGCGTGTCCGGATGCGCAACTTGCGACGGCTTCTTTTACAAGAACCAGGAAGTTTGCGTCATTGGCGGCGGCAACACGGCGGTTGAAGAGGCACTCTATCTGTCGAATATCGCCAGCAAGGTCACTCTCGTGCACCGACGCGACAAGTTCAAGGCGGAGCCCATCTTGATCGACAAGCTCTACGAGAAAGAGCGTGAAGGCAAGATCGTACTCAAGGTCCACAACACGCTCGACGAAGTGCTGGGCGACGACTCGGGCGTGACGGGCGTTCGACTCAAAAATGCGCAAACAGGCTCGACCGAAGACATCAAGCTGCAGGGCTGCTTCATCGCGATCGGTCATCACCCCAACACCGACATCTTTGAAGGCCAGGTCGAGATGAACGGCGGCTACATCGTGACGCGCTCGGGGCTGCAGGGCTTTGCGACCATGACGAGCGTGCCGGGCGTCTTTGCCGCAGGCGATGTGCAAGACAGCATCTACCGTCAAGCCATCACCAGCGCAGGCACGGGCTGCATGGCAGCGCTCGACGCACAGCGCTTCCTCGAACAAGACGGCACGCTATAA
- the rpmB gene encoding 50S ribosomal protein L28 produces MARVCQVTGKGPMVGNNVSHANNKTKRRFLPNLQYRRFWVETENRWIRLRVSSAALRLIDKNGIDAVLADLRARGQA; encoded by the coding sequence ATGGCACGCGTATGTCAAGTCACGGGTAAGGGCCCGATGGTCGGAAACAATGTTTCCCACGCCAACAACAAAACCAAGCGCCGGTTCTTGCCGAACCTGCAATACCGTCGTTTCTGGGTCGAGACAGAAAACCGCTGGATTCGCCTGCGTGTTTCAAGCGCTGCTTTGCGCCTGATCGACAAAAACGGCATCGACGCCGTGCTCGCAGATCTGCGCGCACGCGGCCAAGCTTAA